In the Engystomops pustulosus chromosome 2, aEngPut4.maternal, whole genome shotgun sequence genome, one interval contains:
- the TMEM182 gene encoding transmembrane protein 182: MKLSIGIFFGGLFGALGILVLLVAFGSDYWLLAREVEKCSKNQTDGVVAPILLHHEGFFWRCWFNGEIGTDNSTMSAFWITNQAPTKNCTHAYLSPFPRSRDDNNSTAYHSAVVYRGFWNIFMLLGVVTVVAGGFIIICAAPFVNYRLYKAGGGLFITAGIFFTFVVVMHVIWVQSVSDVRSYQDMKQEDCPGYSVDIRYGWSFMLAPFGIFFSLLAGLLFLLVGHTIVVHTK, encoded by the exons ATGAAGCTCAGCATTGGAATATTTTTTGGTGGTCTTTTTGGTGCTTTGGGAATTTTAGTCCTTTTGGTGGCCTTTGGATCAGATTATTGGCTTCTTGCCAGGGAGGTTGAAAAATGCTCGAAAAACCAAACAGATGGG GTTGTTGCACCAATCCTATTGCATCATGAAGGTTTCTTTTGGAGATGCTGGTTTAATGGGGAAATAggaacagataatagcaccatgtCAGCTTTTTGGATCA CCAATCAAGCTCCAACAAAGAATTGCACACATGCCTACCTTTCTCCATTTCCAAGGAGCAGAGATGACAATAACTCTACAGCGTATCATTCTGCAGTTG TATATCGAGgattttggaacatttttatgCTCCTCGGTGTGGTCACAGTTGTTGCTGGAGGGTTCATAATCATCTGTGCAGCTCCTTTTGTGAACTACAGACTCTATAAAGCAGGAGGTGGCCTTTTTATCACAGCTG gtatatttttcacatttgtgGTGGTGATGCATGTCATCTGGGTACAAAGCGTATCTGATGTGAGGAGTTACCAAGACATGAAACAAGAAGATTGCCCTGGTTACTCTGTGGACATTCGCTATGGCTGGTCATTCATGCTGGCACCATTTGGAATATTCTTTTCTTTGTTGGCAGGACTTCTGTTTCTTCTAGTAGGACATACCATTGTGGTCCACACTAAATAA